The Mangrovivirga cuniculi genomic sequence CTCACACCGGTATCATCAGTTTGATCTCTGTCTGGCTCTGTAAAATAATAAGATCTGCCATCTAATTGATCTTTGCTTTCAATGATTGGGAATTTAGAAAGTATTGCAGCTCTTTGTCCGGTAATATTATCTCTGGAAAAACAAACTACTGAGTGGGAGTAATTAGTCCCCAGGCTATCGAGCTTATCGATAAGTAAACTCACTTCTTCCTCCTGGCCTACCTCCTGTAATCCAATAATATCAGCATCTAAGGTGTGAATATATTTTGCCACCTCAATTGTCGCCTCATTAAATTTCTTGCTTCTGAACTGATCAGTCCACTGGTCACGAATATCCTGACTAGTGTCACTTAATCTGAATGGTAGACTGTATTTTACATGAATCGTCTTTTCTACCAGGAATTCGCAATTGAACGTTGCTATTCGAACCTGTGAAAACAGGTAATTGGTGGCAAGTATAAATACAGTCAATATTAATCCTAAGGCCTTCATGTACTTATAATTTAATGAAAATCAACCAATTAAAGAATGATTTTTCTATAATTATAAGTCTTAGGTATTAATTTTTCATCATACCGATAATACCAGATTCCAGTCCTCTCAATTCTGCCAGACCTCTTAATCTTCCTATTGCTGAATATCCGGGATTTGTTTTTTTGGTAAGGTCATCTAACATCTGATGCCCGTGATCAGGTCGCATCGGGATGGGATGTGATCGTTTTTGTTGTTCTATAACAAGTTCTTTCATCACATTAAACATATCCACATCGCCTCCAAGGTGATCAGACTCATAAAATGAGCCTTCTAAATCACGTTTTGTGCTTCTCAAGTGAATAAAGTTGATCTTATTTCCTAGTTTTCTAACCATCCCTGGCAGGTCGTTATGCATCATGACACCAAAAGAACCGGTACAAAAACATACTCCATTACTTGGGCTATTTATAGCATTTAAAATACCCGTAATATCCTTTTCGGAGCATACCACCCTGGGTAGCCCCAGAATCTGATATGGTGGATCATCGGGATGAAGAGCCATTTTTATGTTATTCTTTTCAGCTACAGGGATAATTTCTTTCAGAAACTGAATTAAATTATTATGAATATCCACATTTGATAAACCTTCATAAGTTTTGAGAATCTTTTTGAAATCATTAATTGAATTCACACCTGCAGTCATTCCACCAGGTAATCCTGCTATAATATTTTTTGTGAGAGTTTTAATTCCTGAATTACTTAACTGTTTAAAATAGGCTTCTGCCTTCTTGATTAATTTTCATTATAATCTTCAAATGCGCCTTTTCTCCTTAAAATAAAAAGTTCAAAAGCAGCGAAAGCAATCTTATCAAATTTCAATGCCGTAGATCCATCAGGCATTACAAAATTGAGATGGGTACGAGTCCAGTCAACTACAGGCATGAAATTATAGGTGACGATATTTATCCCACATTTACCAAGATTTTCTATCGTTAAATTATAATTATAGATATACCGATCAAATTCTCCTGATCTTCGCTTAATATCTTCATGAACAGGAATGCTTTCTACTACGGACCAGGTTAGCCCAGCCTTTTCTATTACCCTTTTTCTTTCTTTTATTGCTTCAACTGGCCATATCTCTCCTATTGGAATTTGATGTAATGCCGTAACTATACCAGTTGCTCCTGTCATTTTAATATCTTTCAAGGTAACAGGATCTGAGGGACCATACCATCTGAATGTTTGTTCTAATCTTTTCATGTTATATTCCCGAATATGCAGTGAATCCGCCATCTACAGGTACGGTAATTCCGGTTACCAGGCTACTCGAATCACTACACAACCATAAAACTGTGCTGATCAATTCTTCAGGTCTTCCAAATCGTCTAATTGGAATATGTTCTATAATTTTCTCTCCTCTTTCTGTGAGTGAACCATCATCTTTCAGAAGTAAATTTCTATTTTGCTCCCCGATAAAGAAACCAGGTGCTATTGCATTTACACGAATTTCAGCAGAATATTTTTGGGCCATTTCAACTGCCATCCATTTAGTGAAATTTTCGATGGAAGCTTTTGCTGCAGCATAACCTACCACCCTTGTAAGCGGTTTGTGAGCAGCTACTGATGAAATATTTATTATACACCCTGAATTTTGCTTTGCCATTTGCTGGCCAAATATTAAAGATGGCAAAACCGATCCCTGTAAATTCAAGTCAGTTACTTTACTAAAGTCATCAATATTCATTTTAAAAAAATCATCATCAGGCCCTATAGTTGCTCCTGATACATTTCCTCCTGCTGCATTGATTAAGATGTCTACCTTTCCCCATTTTTCCAGAATTTCATCACTGGCATCAGTCAAGGAGGCTTTATCTAATACATTTGCAGCAATAGTAATAACCTCAGTTGATGTTTTTTTTATTATTTCATTTTTGCTTTATCTAGCTTTGTACTAGTTCTCCCTAAAAGAACAATTTTTGCTCCACGAGAGGCTAAACCTGAGGCCATTGCACTCCCAAGCACACCACCACCTCCTGTTATTATAGCTATTTTATTTTTAATATTATCTTCGTACATAAGATTCTAATTTGAAGGGGATTTTTGCAAAAAACAATTTAGTGATTTGAATAATTCATACTCAAAAACGGATTTATATCGACACAAATCACAACTGTCTTTAATTTAAAAAATCTATATAGTAAATTATAGTACATAATTAAAATACAGTTCAAATAAATGAAGGACTAAAATAAAGTAACTCCATTCACCTCTGATATATGCACATAAAATATATACCAGGTTTTTTAATTTTCTTTCTCCTGTCTTCACACTATAGTTTTAGTCAGGATGAATCGGATAGTTTAAGTAGAAATATATCCGGTAAAGTGATTAGTTCCGGAGATAGCATAATTACAGATACAACCCGAATTATTGAAGATGCTCCTCTGGATATCGGACAGGATCGGGGATTGTTTATTATTAGCGATGATAAGAAATTACAATTAAGGATACTCGGGTCCGTTAGGTATCATGTGGTAATGGATCAGAATAATTTAGAGTCTGAAAATTCTTTTAACACTCATGAAATCCCAACAGGTGATGATAATGATCCGATTTTTAATTATTCAAATCAAATCAGTCAGACCAGACTCGGATTTGAAGTAACACAAAGCACAAATCTGGGCAATATTTTTGTGAGACTGGAAACTGATTTTGCCGGACCTAACGGGTTTAGGATACGTCATGCCTATGGTCAATTTAAACGAGTTCTTTTCGGGCAGACATGGAGTTTATTCTCTCATGTGACATCCGTCCCAGCCACAGTAGATTTTGCCGGACCAACATCGTCAATCAATTTACGTACGCCACAAATAAGATACAGCATACCAAATATTGGAAAAGGCTTCAGCCTGGATATTGGATTAGAGTATTTAATTCCAAACATAAATATACCCGATAGCATCGACGCAGAAGTATTTCAATTATTACCTGATTTTACGGCAAGGATCAAAAGAGAATATAAGTGGGGGCAGTTCCAATTATCCGGTATTTTACCAGTATTATCAGCACGAGGTCCTAAAGATAATGTATTTATAAAATATGGTTTTGGTGCAGCAGGATCTATTGTGGTAAATTCATGGAAAGAAGGGAAATGGTATTTTCAAACAGTGGTAGGTAGAGGAATATCAAGGTATTTTAATGATTTAGATAATAATGTTTTAGATGTATTGGTTAACGATAGTAATCAATTGGTTCTACCTTTAAATTATGGATTCAACGCAACCTACGAGCATGCATGGAATGATAAATGGCAAACGAGTTTCACATATGGTGTATTACAAGTTGAAAGGTATGCCGTTAATCCTCCAGACTGGTATTTCAGGGGGCAAACTATTAGGTCTAATACTTTCTGGAATATATCAGATGGAGCAAGAATCGGCGGAGAAATTATCTGGGGTCAACGCACAAATAGAGACTTTACAACAGGAAACGCTGTCAGATTAAATGTCTTAGTTTATTATGACTTTTGATCCTTCAGATTTTAACTGTTAGATTTTGCATATCTCGATCTGAAATGATCATTATCCTTAAAAACGCATTCATTAATCTCATTGATCTTATTCCCTTCTTCTTTGTCTACTTCTAATATATCGATTAAGGAAACTCCTACTTTTGGCATTACCTTGTCTCGCATCATGAAATATACCTTATCTATTTCAGGATGAAGCAATAAGCTTTGAGTTGTTGGAGTAACACTTGAATATTTTTTCTGTAAAAATCACACATATCCTGAAGCATGTGATAAGGATGAGAAAAGTCAAATTCATAATTTTCTCTGACTTTATCTATGAGACTATCTGGCATTTTTCCCTTTTCATAAGACTTAGCTACTTCATGTGTTTTATAATCAACCTCATCAAAATTTGAATTGCCATAATTCAGTAATTCAGACTCTTTTTGAAGAAGTAATATTTTCATTAACTGTTCCAGGGATAACCATAATAGGTTGCTCCCGCCAACAGTGCCACCGCGTATCCACAGGTATCTACCTTGAATATAATTCCTGTCAGCGGTAGATAACCAGTTGTTTAATACCTTGATAAAATGTTTGTTTTCAGCCATATATAAATTTAAGAAAAAGAGGCCTAAAATAATGAGACTCAAGTCACATATATGAATTATTAAATCATTCATTAATAAAATGCTTAGAGTGGTAACCTATATCATTATTCATTCACTAAACTATAAAAGCAAGAATTAATTTATTAGCTTATATTATGATAAGGACAGAAAATCTAATTTTATACTTGAATAAATACTGAATCATTAAAGACCAAAACCACCCAGCCATGAAAAAAAATATACTTTATTCTTTATCAATAATTTTATTCTCAATAGTTATCTGGGGTTGTAAATCCTCAGGATCTACATCCAGTGGAGATAAAGATTTTACAAAAATGCCATTGGCAGAACTCGATATAAATTCAAGACCTCTCGAACTAGGTAATATTGGGCAAATATATCGAATTCAGGATCCACCTGCTGCTGAAATGCGCTTACCTGTCACTTCGGACATAGCAAAGCAGCTTTTACCAAAAACCATAAGGCTTTTTCGTTATGAGGAAAACGATAATTTATGGGTAGAGATTAAAGATTCATATTATGATATTGAAAACAATGAAATAATAGCAAGTAATTTCAAACCCGGACTGTATACTGCCAGTGGATGGTCCGCCAATCCTGCAGCCAATGCCATGCAACGATTGATCTATGATATGAGTAAGGGGTTTGAACCTGTTTTTAATGATGAGCAGCTCTACCAGGATCGGGATAATAATATGAATATTGATTTCAGAACGACAATCGTTCAAAATTGGATTAGTTATAGTGTGAATCTTGAACGAATTACCTGTGAAACTATTGATAGTGAAGATTGTAATGAAAACTGTCAAAGACTAGCCGGAAGAACAAAATTGAGTTCCTGTCCGGAGGATTGCCCTGAACCTCAATGTTGCGAGTGTATAAAATTTACCTGGCCGGAAAAAATATTAATACCGGTTAGCTTTTTAGATATTCCCGATATCCCATTACCACGACCAATTTGTCCTTATGGATTAAGTTGCCCGACAAATTCGGATAATACGATCATCGCTCCAACATTGGATGTTCCTGATTATTCTTTTATGAAAGACCTTGGAATGGATAGATTGATAAGCGATCCGGCGTTAAGAGATAATTTACATCAGCTTACCGAATTAATCATTGGTAAGGAATATCCAGTTCCACCGCCCTGGCCGGCGAACTAAGTAAATCTAGATAAGGTGAGCTAAGCCTTGAAACTATTTATAAGAAAGAATCCTTATCTATTGAAATTAAAGTTTAAGATGCTGACTATTTCAAGCTTCAAAACAAAATTACAGCACGAAAAATCAAAGAACAAAAATCTACTTTAGATATTTCCATTTCATCAACAGAAGGCATTCAGCATCCTGAAGAGATTCGCCCGGGAAAACACACAGTAGCTGTTCATTTCTTAGATCAAACTACTTACTCTAACCTTGTAGGACATAATGTACAATTAGTTCGATTTGATAATGGCTACGATGCTGCCTTACTAAATGATTTAGGAAATTATATGAATTGGGTACTACCCGAAGGACTAACTTCTCATTCACCTGAAGGAACTACATTTATAGGAGGAGCAATGGAAATGATGCCAGGAGTATCCTACTATTATGTAAACCTCAAACCCGGCACATATGCATGGATCGCAGAAGTTCCGGACCCCGCCTCTAAAGGTATGTTAAAAGTATTTACCGTTGGTCCACCACAATAGAGAAAACTTAGATGTAGAGCAATAAATGGCCATGATTATTCATGGTCATTTTTTTTGATTAAAATTTATTTTTGACTGAGCGTTTGAAACGCTTCTTTCAATGCCATTGTATATCAGGATCTTTCACCTTAAAACAATAATCATTTAACATATCCAAAATTCAAACAGTGGTAAAATTTATAACTTAAAATGCTTATATTATTAATAGAATTATATTCGTTCCGATTTCATTTTCAATAAGTGAATTATTGGTAATAGGTAAATAATTTGCTCTATTAAATCTGTTTGAAAATTAATAATCTACTAATAAACACCACCTAAATAATTATCTATATGGGTATTTATCTTGTTTCATAAACTCAACTCTAGACTAATATGATGCTTTACAATATTCCCTACTCCAAATCCAAAGGCCTATTTTCCATTCTTTTATTACTAACCATTGTGACAAATCCTGTTTTAGCTCAGCAAAAGGATCAAGATGAGAAATATACTCCTTACGAACTACTATCTAGTTATTACAATAAAGACTTTAAGCCTTTTGGTAAAAGAAATGTGTACATTGGATTATCTTTTTCTCTGGAAGACAGGAATTTGTCGAACACAGATTTTTTATTACAAAGAGTAATTGATGGTGAACGTTTGGATTATAATATTGTTCTAAAGAGTGGTTATTATACGGGTAATTATGGTATGGTTGGTTTGAATGTTAATTATTACCAAAGTAAATTTGATGGTGATGTATTTCGCGATCCGGATACACTCCGATCTAACAGGATAACCAGAGGATTTGCTATAACTCCTAATTTCAGGTCGTCAGTGCCGCTTACCAATAATGAGCGATTGAGCTTTTTCACAGAACTTGGATTTACAATCGGTAGAAGTAACTCATTAACCAGGGAGACCATGAATTTAGACGAAATAAATAAAATCTACAGTACAGATTATAATTTTCGACTGGGTTTAAGTCCAGGAATCACTTTTTTCGTCATGGAAGCGTTTGCTTTTGAGGTGCAGTTGGATGTTTTAGGATATGAGCTTAAGATTGAAGAAAAGACGACTAACAATGAAGATTCTTCCAGGGAATTAAGACAAAACGTTGATTTCAATATTAATCTTCTATCTCTAAGATTTGGATTGGCTTATTATTTCGGTGCAAAAAACATTAAAAATTAAGAATATGAGAATATTTAGTTATTTGTTCATTTGCCTGTGTTTGGTTTCATGTGTAGAGGAAGATTACTTTGGTTTATCTAATATTGGTAACATAAAGAATATTGTAGTCAGCAATCAGGCAAAGAATGCCAGTATTAATACTCAAGATAAACAGTCCGAGTTGAAATACCCGGTGGAGTTGATCTTTCAACGATTACAATAGAAACATTGGAAATTTCATCATTCGCGACTTCTGATAAACAAGTTGGAGATGTACTTGATCTGAATTCACCTCAGGAAATTCAGATCACAGCAGAAGATGGGAGCACTTATGTATGGACAATTACTTCATTTGTCGCTTCTGCTACACCCCAACTCGATAACGGAGATCTCAATCTATGGTACCAAACCCCTTCTAATTATTATGAACCAGGAGAAAGTGCTTCTAATACCATATGGGGGACCGGTAACCAGGGTACACAGATATTAAATAAACTAGCCACTATACCAGAAGATCTGGGTAATGAAAACCTGGCTGCAAATATGACTACTTTGGATAATGGGTCTTTAGCGGGCACATTTGGAGCCCCAATAGCTGCCGGATCTATTTTTACGGGGAGGTTTAATCCCGACGAAATTGACATCTCAGATCCAGAGGCAGCAATCGAATTTGGCACTCCTTTTACTGGAAGGCCGGTAAAAGTGCGTTTTAAATACCAATATATACCCGGAGATGTTAATAAAAATAAAGTCGGTGAGGTATTAGAGTACCCCGATATGCTTGATATCTATGCTCTATTAGAAGTACGACTGGGAGGGAAAACTGAACGTTTGGCAACAGCATGGTTTAGAAGCAGCGATGTTGTTGAGGAATTAATTACGAAAGAGATTGAATTTACTTATGGCGAATTAGACGCGAGTTTTCCGGATTACATGAGACCAACAGATCATGGTTTTGTAAGTGAAGATTCTGCAAGTTTTATACTACCAACTCATATTACTTTTGTTGCTTCCAGTAGTTTCGATGGAGCTAATTTTGCAGGAGCAATAGGTAGTGAACTTATCATCGATGATATCGAAATGGTATATGAGGAATGAGATTCTCTGTGATTTCTTATATGATAATAGCTAATGTCCTCACGAAACAGTTTTGACATTAAGTTAGATATTGATATCAAATCCATGGATCAAAATAAGTCTGAGTCCGACAAAGAAAATTAATATGGCTGTTAGAATTCCTATAATTCTCAGATTTAATCTTTTAGTCGATATATAAGACCCCAGCATACCTCCAAGTACTACTGCAATAACCAGGTTAATCAACAATTCATAATCTATTATAAATGTTCCTGCTACATTTAATCCAATAATGCCAGCTATAGAATTGACTAAAATAAATACTGAGGCCAGTGAAGCAATGACACGGGCATTTTTCCAGTTAAGTAAATTGAGTGTTGGAGATAAAAAGATCCCACCTCCTATACCTGATAATCCAGAAATAAATCCAATTACACCTCCAAGTATAAATTTCTTAGGCTTAGATAACTCTGTCGAATTCAGATCTGTCCTTACAAATTTCAACACCATAAACAAACCGGCTAGTAATAATGCTCCTCCCAGAATGATAAAAAATAATGTTTCAGCAAATTCTACGGTCGCTCCCAGGTAGGCCATCGGGATACTCAGCACAAAAAATGGCCAGACGAGCTTTAATTTTAGAATTCCGCTTCTGATGAACATAATAGTTCCGATCGAAACGACACATACATTTAAAACTAAAGCAGTAGATCGGATCTCGTAAAAATCGGTTAGAACCAGGCTTAATAAAGCCAGGTAACTGGATCCACCACCAAAGCCTATAGAACTATAAAATAAAGCAATGAAAAAGAATATAAAGGGCAGGTATTCTAAAGACATCTTAAATCAAATAGCATTCAATTTTATCACCTTTTTTTAATGTGGTATTTGCATCGATAAAGGCTAATGCATTACCCAAAGCCATTGAATGAATCATTGAAGAACTTTGCGCATTTAATATTTCTACTGATTCATATTCTACCCTGGCTTTTAAAAATGAAGGCCGATCTGATTTATTGGAAAAGTCATGACTGATGGAAAAAGGAAATCGGCTCAATCCGATGGTATTAGAACCACTCAATTTTCGTAAAAACGGAAGAACATAAATATAAAAACAGCTTAATGAAGATGCCGGGTTACCGGGTAAAGCAAATACAAACTTTTCTCCTCTACGACCAAAATAAAGTGGCTTACCTGGTTTTTGGAATACTTTATAAAAGAGTTCCTCTACCCCATTTTCCTCCAACCCTTCTTTTACATAATCATAGTCACCAACTGATATACCACCACATAAAATCAGCACATCAGAAGATTCCAGGAGTTCTTTAATACCCCTTTTTACAGCATCAAATTCATCTTTAATATGTTTCTTTTCCCGACATGAAAATCCATATTGTTCACATGCAGAAGCTAATGCATAACTATTTGATTCGTATATCTGCCCTTCTTCTTTTTCATCTCCTAATTTAGCCAGCTCGTTACCAGTAGTAATTAGGTTGATTACCGGTTTTTTATATACTTCCAGCTTTTCAACACCCAGGCTTCCAATAAGTCCTGTCCCGGCTGGAGTAATTGTATAGCCCTTTTCAAATACTATCTGGCCTTTGGTTAGCTCTCCTCCTTTTCTCCGGATACTTTGGCCTTCTTTAGGCAATTCTTCTAAAATCAATTTAGATCCTTCCACCTTAGTTTTTTCCTGCATCATTACAGCATCGGCACATTCCGGAACTCGTGCACCTGTAAATATTCGGACTGCTTCACCAGGATTTAAATTCATTTCCTGATTGTCACCAGCCGCAATTTCACCGACTAAAGTATATTCTTTTTGAATACCACAAAGAGCATAGCCATCCATAGCGGA encodes the following:
- a CDS encoding endonuclease/exonuclease/phosphatase family protein, which codes for MKALGLILTVFILATNYLFSQVRIATFNCEFLVEKTIHVKYSLPFRLSDTSQDIRDQWTDQFRSKKFNEATIEVAKYIHTLDADIIGLQEVGQEEEVSLLIDKLDSLGTNYSHSVVCFSRDNITGQRAAILSKFPIIESKDQLDGRSYYFTEPDRDQTDDTGVSKGLKATIDIDGDTIDFYVLHLKSERGGAESDYQRLGQASIVRRYVLESLAENKNVIVMGDLNSEKRHPVILRIRGFDDIYEELIQSGDDEYFEDKTTRNTYTYLGTQEQLDHILLSHSLRKFDTMIIPTRDDFISDHNAVVVDIDL
- a CDS encoding SDR family oxidoreductase, whose product is MIKKTSTEVITIAANVLDKASLTDASDEILEKWGKVDILINAAGGNVSGATIGPDDDFFKMNIDDFSKVTDLNLQGSVLPSLIFGQQMAKQNSGCIINISSVAAHKPLTRVVGYAAAKASIENFTKWMAVEMAQKYSAEIRVNAIAPGFFIGEQNRNLLLKDDGSLTERGEKIIEHIPIRRFGRPEELISTVLWLCSDSSSLVTGITVPVDGGFTAYSGI
- a CDS encoding SDR family NAD(P)-dependent oxidoreductase; protein product: MYEDNIKNKIAIITGGGGVLGSAMASGLASRGAKIVLLGRTSTKLDKAKMK
- a CDS encoding DcaP family trimeric outer membrane transporter, with protein sequence MHIKYIPGFLIFFLLSSHYSFSQDESDSLSRNISGKVISSGDSIITDTTRIIEDAPLDIGQDRGLFIISDDKKLQLRILGSVRYHVVMDQNNLESENSFNTHEIPTGDDNDPIFNYSNQISQTRLGFEVTQSTNLGNIFVRLETDFAGPNGFRIRHAYGQFKRVLFGQTWSLFSHVTSVPATVDFAGPTSSINLRTPQIRYSIPNIGKGFSLDIGLEYLIPNINIPDSIDAEVFQLLPDFTARIKREYKWGQFQLSGILPVLSARGPKDNVFIKYGFGAAGSIVVNSWKEGKWYFQTVVGRGISRYFNDLDNNVLDVLVNDSNQLVLPLNYGFNATYEHAWNDKWQTSFTYGVLQVERYAVNPPDWYFRGQTIRSNTFWNISDGARIGGEIIWGQRTNRDFTTGNAVRLNVLVYYDF
- a CDS encoding PCMD domain-containing protein, which gives rise to MEISSFATSDKQVGDVLDLNSPQEIQITAEDGSTYVWTITSFVASATPQLDNGDLNLWYQTPSNYYEPGESASNTIWGTGNQGTQILNKLATIPEDLGNENLAANMTTLDNGSLAGTFGAPIAAGSIFTGRFNPDEIDISDPEAAIEFGTPFTGRPVKVRFKYQYIPGDVNKNKVGEVLEYPDMLDIYALLEVRLGGKTERLATAWFRSSDVVEELITKEIEFTYGELDASFPDYMRPTDHGFVSEDSASFILPTHITFVASSSFDGANFAGAIGSELIIDDIEMVYEE
- a CDS encoding sulfite exporter TauE/SafE family protein — its product is MSLEYLPFIFFFIALFYSSIGFGGGSSYLALLSLVLTDFYEIRSTALVLNVCVVSIGTIMFIRSGILKLKLVWPFFVLSIPMAYLGATVEFAETLFFIILGGALLLAGLFMVLKFVRTDLNSTELSKPKKFILGGVIGFISGLSGIGGGIFLSPTLNLLNWKNARVIASLASVFILVNSIAGIIGLNVAGTFIIDYELLINLVIAVVLGGMLGSYISTKRLNLRIIGILTAILIFFVGLRLILIHGFDINI
- a CDS encoding molybdopterin molybdotransferase MoeA; this translates as MVTIEEALKLINDQTPVLKKEKRNLAESTGYSIAENITASFDIPSFDNSAMDGYALCGIQKEYTLVGEIAAGDNQEMNLNPGEAVRIFTGARVPECADAVMMQEKTKVEGSKLILEELPKEGQSIRRKGGELTKGQIVFEKGYTITPAGTGLIGSLGVEKLEVYKKPVINLITTGNELAKLGDEKEEGQIYESNSYALASACEQYGFSCREKKHIKDEFDAVKRGIKELLESSDVLILCGGISVGDYDYVKEGLEENGVEELFYKVFQKPGKPLYFGRRGEKFVFALPGNPASSLSCFYIYVLPFLRKLSGSNTIGLSRFPFSISHDFSNKSDRPSFLKARVEYESVEILNAQSSSMIHSMALGNALAFIDANTTLKKGDKIECYLI